From a region of the Suncus etruscus isolate mSunEtr1 chromosome 11, mSunEtr1.pri.cur, whole genome shotgun sequence genome:
- the NAB2 gene encoding NGFI-A-binding protein 2 isoform X1, with product MHRASSPAAEQPPGRGDSNARRTPQLRPKPIARTMALPRTLGELQLYRVLQRANLLSYYETFIQQGGDDVQQLCEAGEEEFLEIMALVGMATKPLHVRRLQKALREWATNPGLFSQPVPAVPVSSIPLFKISETAGTRKGSMSNGHGSPGEKAGSARSFSPKSPLELGEKLSPLPGGPGAGDPRIWPGRSTPESDVGAGGEEEAGSPPFSPPAGGGAPEGTGAGGLATGGAGGGPDRLEPDMVRMVVESVERIFRSFPRGDAGEVTSLLKLNKKLARSVGHIFEMDDNDSQKEEEIRKYSIIYGRFDSKRREGKQLSLHELTINEAAAQFCMRDNTLLLRRVELFSLSRQVARESTYLSSLKGSRLHPEELGGPPLKKLKQEVGEQSHSEIQQPPTSSESYAPPYRPSLEEDSASLSGESLDGHLQAVGSCPRLTPPPADLPLALPAHGLWSRHILQQTLMDEGLRLARLVSHDRVGRLSPCVPAKPPLAEFEEGLLDRCPAPAPHPALVEGRRSSVKVEAEASRQ from the exons ATGCACAGAGCGTCCTCCCCCGCAGCCGAGCAGCCGCCGGGCCGAGGTGACAGCAACGCCCGCCGGACCCCGCAGCTCAGACCCAA GCCCATTGCCCGAACTATGGCACTGCCTCGGACACTAGGGGAGCTGCAGCTGTACAGGGTCCTGCAGCGCGCCAACCTCCTTTCCTACTATGAGACCTTCATCCAGCAGGGAGGGGACGATGTGCAGCAGCTGTGTGAGGCGGGTGAGGAGGAGTTCCTGGAGATCATGGCACTTGTGGGCATGGCCACCAAGCCCCTCCACGTGCGACGCCTGCAGAAGGCCCTGAGAGAATGGGCTACCAACCCTGGGCTCTTTAGCCAGCCTGTGCCTGCGGTGCCCGTCTCCAGCATTCCACTCTTCAAGATCTCTGAGACCGCGGGCACCCGCAAGGGGAGCATGAGCAACGGGCACGGCAGCCCAGGGGAGAAGGCGGGCAGTGCCCGCAGCTTTAGCCCCAAGAGCCCTCTTGAACTTGGAGAGAAGCTATCACCATTGCCTGGGGGGCCTGGGGCAGGGGACCCTCGGATCTGGCCGGGAAGGAGCACTCCAGAGTCTGATGTTGGAGCAGGGGGAGAAGAGGAGGCCGGCTCACCCCCCTTTTCCCCACCTGCAGGGGGAGGAGCCCCCGAGGGGACTGGGGCTGGTGGGCTGGCAACTGGTGGAGCTGGGGGTGGGCCAGATCGCCTGGAGCCTGACATGGTGCGCATGGTGGTGGAGAGTGTGGAGAGGATCTTTCGGAGCTTCCCAAGGGGGGATGCCGGGGAGGTGACATCCCTGCTGAAACTGAACAAGAAGTTGGCGAGGAGTGTGGGCCACATCTTTGAGATGGACGATAATGACagtcagaaggaggaggagatcCGCAAATACAGTATCATCTATGGCCGCTTTGACTCCAAACGGCGAGAGGGCAAGCAACTGAGCCTGCATGAG CTGACCATCAATGAGGCTGCGGCCCAGTTCTGCATGAGGGACAACACGCTCTTACTTCGGAGAGTGGAGCTTTTTTCACTCTCACGCCAGGTGGCCCGAGAGAGCACCTATCTGTCCTCCTTGAAGGGTTCCAG ACTCCACCCAGAAGAGTTGGGAGGCCCTCCCCTGAAGAAACTGAAACAAGAG GTTGGAGAACAAAGTCACTCTGAAATCCAACAGCCTCCCACCAGCTCTGAGTCCTATGCACCCCCATACCGCCCTAGCTTGGAAGAGGACAGTGCCAGTCTGTCAGGGGAGAGTCTGGACGGCCACTTACAAG CTGTGGGGTCATGCCCAAGGCTGACGCCGCCCCCTGCTGACCTGCCGCTGGCATTGCCAGCCCATGGGCTGTGGAGCCGCCACATCCTGCAGCAGACACTGATGGATGAGGGGTTGCGGCTCGCCCGCCTCGTCTCCCACGACCGTGTGGGTCGCCTCAGCCCCTGTGTGCCTGCGAAACCGCCTCTCGCAG AGTTTGAGGAAGGACTGCTGGACAGATGCCCTGCCCCAGCACCCCATCCTGCGCTGGTGGAAGGTCGAAGGAGCAGCGTGAAGGTGGAGGCTGAGGCCAGCCGGCAGTGA
- the NAB2 gene encoding NGFI-A-binding protein 2 isoform X2, with product MHRASSPAAEQPPGRGDSNARRTPQLRPKPIARTMALPRTLGELQLYRVLQRANLLSYYETFIQQGGDDVQQLCEAGEEEFLEIMALVGMATKPLHVRRLQKALREWATNPGLFSQPVPAVPVSSIPLFKISETAGTRKGSMSNGHGSPGEKAGSARSFSPKSPLELGEKLSPLPGGPGAGDPRIWPGRSTPESDVGAGGEEEAGSPPFSPPAGGGAPEGTGAGGLATGGAGGGPDRLEPDMVRMVVESVERIFRSFPRGDAGEVTSLLKLNKKLARSVGHIFEMDDNDSQKEEEIRKYSIIYGRFDSKRREGKQLSLHELTINEAAAQFCMRDNTLLLRRVELFSLSRQVARESTYLSSLKGSRLHPEELGGPPLKKLKQEVGEQSHSEIQQPPTSSESYAPPYRPSLEEDSASLSGESLDGHLQEFEEGLLDRCPAPAPHPALVEGRRSSVKVEAEASRQ from the exons ATGCACAGAGCGTCCTCCCCCGCAGCCGAGCAGCCGCCGGGCCGAGGTGACAGCAACGCCCGCCGGACCCCGCAGCTCAGACCCAA GCCCATTGCCCGAACTATGGCACTGCCTCGGACACTAGGGGAGCTGCAGCTGTACAGGGTCCTGCAGCGCGCCAACCTCCTTTCCTACTATGAGACCTTCATCCAGCAGGGAGGGGACGATGTGCAGCAGCTGTGTGAGGCGGGTGAGGAGGAGTTCCTGGAGATCATGGCACTTGTGGGCATGGCCACCAAGCCCCTCCACGTGCGACGCCTGCAGAAGGCCCTGAGAGAATGGGCTACCAACCCTGGGCTCTTTAGCCAGCCTGTGCCTGCGGTGCCCGTCTCCAGCATTCCACTCTTCAAGATCTCTGAGACCGCGGGCACCCGCAAGGGGAGCATGAGCAACGGGCACGGCAGCCCAGGGGAGAAGGCGGGCAGTGCCCGCAGCTTTAGCCCCAAGAGCCCTCTTGAACTTGGAGAGAAGCTATCACCATTGCCTGGGGGGCCTGGGGCAGGGGACCCTCGGATCTGGCCGGGAAGGAGCACTCCAGAGTCTGATGTTGGAGCAGGGGGAGAAGAGGAGGCCGGCTCACCCCCCTTTTCCCCACCTGCAGGGGGAGGAGCCCCCGAGGGGACTGGGGCTGGTGGGCTGGCAACTGGTGGAGCTGGGGGTGGGCCAGATCGCCTGGAGCCTGACATGGTGCGCATGGTGGTGGAGAGTGTGGAGAGGATCTTTCGGAGCTTCCCAAGGGGGGATGCCGGGGAGGTGACATCCCTGCTGAAACTGAACAAGAAGTTGGCGAGGAGTGTGGGCCACATCTTTGAGATGGACGATAATGACagtcagaaggaggaggagatcCGCAAATACAGTATCATCTATGGCCGCTTTGACTCCAAACGGCGAGAGGGCAAGCAACTGAGCCTGCATGAG CTGACCATCAATGAGGCTGCGGCCCAGTTCTGCATGAGGGACAACACGCTCTTACTTCGGAGAGTGGAGCTTTTTTCACTCTCACGCCAGGTGGCCCGAGAGAGCACCTATCTGTCCTCCTTGAAGGGTTCCAG ACTCCACCCAGAAGAGTTGGGAGGCCCTCCCCTGAAGAAACTGAAACAAGAG GTTGGAGAACAAAGTCACTCTGAAATCCAACAGCCTCCCACCAGCTCTGAGTCCTATGCACCCCCATACCGCCCTAGCTTGGAAGAGGACAGTGCCAGTCTGTCAGGGGAGAGTCTGGACGGCCACTTACAAG AGTTTGAGGAAGGACTGCTGGACAGATGCCCTGCCCCAGCACCCCATCCTGCGCTGGTGGAAGGTCGAAGGAGCAGCGTGAAGGTGGAGGCTGAGGCCAGCCGGCAGTGA
- the STAT6 gene encoding signal transducer and activator of transcription 6 — MSLWDLVSKVPPEKLQRLYVDFPQHMRHLLGEWLENQPWEFLVGSDSFCYNMASALLSATVQHLQTSAGEQGEGSALLQHINTLESIYQREPLKLVATCKQILQGEKKAVMEEFHHLPMSFRWKQEELKFSTILQRLQHRVGESRLFREELHQEARSDPVPLPQLRSANGTGPREKLATLLQETVEELEVAQVLVLKRLHLWKRQQQLAGNGAPFDESLGPLQERYESLVDIYSQLQQELGSAGAELEPKTRASLLSRLDEVLRTLVTSSFLVEKQPPQVLKTQTKFQAGVRFLLGLRFLGTSAKLPMVRADMVTEKQARELNQLQGSGTGAESTGEIINNMVPLENSVPGNCCSALFKNLLLKKIKRCERKGTESVTEEKCAVLFSTSFTLGPNKLPIQLQALSLPLVVIVHGNQDNNAKATILWDNAFSEIDRMPFVVSERVPWEKMCETLNLKFTAEVGTSQGLLPDHFLFLAQKIFNDNSLSTEAFQHRFVSWSQFNKEILLGRGFTFWQWFDGVLDLTKRCLRSYWSDRLIIGFISKQYVTNLLLHQPDGTFLLRFSDSEIGGITIAHVIRGQDGSSQIENIQPFSAKDLSIRSLGDRIRDLVQLKNLYPNKPKDEAFRSHYKPEQMGKDIRGYVPTAIKMTVESREQLPTQETQMPPRVPSYGHGMNPNSSVNICPDMPRVYPPHPHPLSSYSALSPEEPVPVMPTYPETHLQMPSNLGQLNHLNFDSTHPSDLLPCQPREHVCPDVTMAEESCLSEQVGEFQNTWGGADMFPPFLPPTDQDLTKLLEGQGESGALQHSSYGQPGIPMSHLDLRANPSW, encoded by the exons ATGTCTCTCTGGGATCTGGTTTCCAAAGTGCCCCCTGAAAAGTTGCAGCGGCTCTATGTTGACTTTCCTCAGCACATGCGGCATCTGCTGGGTGAATGGCTGGAGAACCAACCCTG GGAGTTCCTGGTTGGTTCTGACAGCTTCTGCTACAACATGGCCAGTGCCCTGCTCTCAGCCACTGTCCAGCACCTTCAGACTTCAGCTGGTGAGCAGGGGGAGGGGAGTGCCCTCTTGCAACACATCAACACTCTTGAG AGCATATATCAGAGGGAGCCCTTGAAGCTGGTGGCGACTTGCAAACAAATACTTCAAGGGGAGAAAAAAGCTGTTATGGAAGAG TTTCACCACCTGCCCATGTCCTTCCGCTGGAAGCAGGAAGAACTCAAGTTTAGCACTATACTGCAACGGCTTCAACACCGGGTAGGGGAAAGCCGTCTCTTCCGAGAAGAACTACATCAGGAGGCCCGGAGTGACCCAG TACCTCTGCCACAATTGAGGTCTGCCAATGGGACCGGGCCTCGAGAG AAGCTGGCCACCTTGCTGCAGGAGACTGTTGAAGAACTGGAGGTGGCGCAGGTTCTGGTGCTGAAGAGGCTCCACCTTTGGAAGCGACAGCAGCAGCTGGCAGGGAATGGCGCGCCCTTCGATGAGAGCCTGGGCCCGCTCCAGGAAAG GTATGAGAGCCTGGTGGACATTTATTCCCAGCTGCAGCAGGAGCTGGGGTCAGCTGGTGCGGAACTTGAGCCTAAGACCCGGGCCTCACTGCTAAGCCGGCTAGATGAAGTCCTGCGAACACTTGTCACCAG CTCTTTTCTTGTGGAGAAGCAGCCCCCACAAGTTCTGAAGACTCAGACTAAATTTCAGGCTGGGGTTCGATTTCTTCTGGGCCTCCGGTTCCTGGGTACTTCGGCTAAGCTTCCAATGGTCAGAGCAGACATGGTGACTGAGAAGCAAGCTCGGGAGCTCAACCAACTCCAGGGTTCTGGGACTGGAGC AGAAAGCACAGGCGAGATCATCAATAACATGGTGCCATTGGAGAATAGTGTTCCAGGCAACTGCTGTTCCGCTCTCTTCAAGAACCTG CTTCTGAAAAAGATCAAGCGGTGTGAGCGAAAGGGCACAGAGTCAGTGACTGAGGAGAAATGTGCCGTGCTCTTCTCCACCAGCTTCACACTGGGCCCCAACAAACTCCCCATCCAACTCCAG GCCCTGTCCTTGCCCCTGGTGGTCATCGTTCACGGCAACCAAGACAACAATGCCAAAGCCACCATCTTGTGGGACAATGCCTTCTCGGAAATA GACCGTATGCCCTTTGTGGTGTCAGAGCGGGTGCCTTGGGAGAAGATGTGTGAAACTCTGAACCTCAAGTTCACGGCTGAGGTGGGGACGAGCCAGGGGCTGCTCCCAGACCACTTCCTCTTTCTGGCCCAGAAGATCTTCAACGACAACAGCCTTAGCACAGAGGCCTTCCAGCACCGTTTTGTGTCCTGGTCACAGTTCAATAAG GAGATCTTGCTGGGCCGTGGCTTTACCTTTTGGCAGTGGTTTGATGGTGTTCTAGATCTCACCAAACGCTGTCTCCGAAGCTACTGGTCTGATCG GCTGATCATCGGTTTCATCAGTAAACAATACGTCACTAACCTTCTTCTTCACCAGCCTGACGGAACCTTCCTACTTCGCTTCAGTGACTCAGAGATCGGTGGCATCACCATTGCTCATGTCATACGGGGCCAGGATG GCTCCTCACAGATTGAGAATATTCAGCCATTTTCTGCCAAAGACCTATCCATTCGCTCGCTGGGTGACCGGATTCGAGATCTAGTTCAACTCAAAAATCTCTACCCCAACAAACCCAAGGATGAGGCTTTCCGGAGCCACTACAAAC CTGAACAGATGGGGAAGGACATCAGAGGCTATGTCCCAACTGCCATCAAGATGACCGTGGAAAG CAGGGAACAACTTCCTACCCAGGAGACCCAGATGCCTCCCAGAGTGCCCTCTTATGGTCACGGAATGAATCCCAACTCTTCTGTGAACATCTGCCCAGACAT GCCCAGGGTGTACCCACCACACCCTCACCCCCTCTCCTCCTATTCAGCCCTTTCCCCTGAAGAACCGGTTCCTGTGATGCCAACCTACCCAGA AACTCACCTACAAATGCcctccaacctgggtcagctgaaccACCTCAACTTTGACTCAACTCACCCCTC GGATCTGCTGCCCTGCCAACCTCGTGAACATGTCTGCCCGGATGTGACCATGGCTGAGGAGAGCTGCTTGAGTGAGCAAGTGGGCGAGTTTCAAAACACCTG GGGAGGGGCAGACATGTTCCCGCCCTTTCTGCCTCCAACGGATCAGGACCTCACTAAGCTTCTGGAGGGGCAAGGAGAGTCAGGAGCCCTGCAGCACTCTTCCTATGGGCAGCCTGGAATTCCAATGTCCCACCTGGACCTAAGGGCCAACCCAAGTTGGTGA